TTATAATAGACACACATGCTGTTGTTCTTTCTGTACCCACAAGTGGGATATTTACACAAGCAAAATGTTAAAACTTTGCAGGTTTATATTTTTCACTTGGTGTTTTTCACTTTGTCCTCTTGTTTTAACAATGTGCTGGCATACCCCAGCAACAAGCAAAGGTACaggagtgggtttcccaaaagcatcgtagcacaaagatcatcgttaaatggtagagcaagcatcacaatgaacactctctccgaGTTAAGgtactcttagtgttaagaggcttttgggaaacccacccagtTCAGTATCCTTTTTTCTGAGGGTATGTATGTTGTTACATAGGTACAGAGCCCTCTAAAGGTTTGTAGTATTGCAAAGGAATGCAGatgctctaaaaaaaaaaaaaaaagatccccaccATGACCCTTAATGGGCTCTGTACATAGGCTACTGGTATGTAACTTTGGCTGAATTTATTTCTTCTTTGCCCACAGGTtgtaagggcaccactgatgagattttaacagtccatcattggtgtgtcgagAGCATTTAAGCTTGGTGGAGCCCGTCCTTCTCCAAGctagatcaatggacaatttagagtagccagttaccgaactgcatgtcttttggactgtgggggaaaccggagcacctggaggaaacccacacagaaaagcccctcatcggctgtgaggtttgaacccagaaccttcttgctacaaggcaacagtgctaaccactaaccaccatgccacccaaaaacTAGACTGAAAATGAAAGTGTCAATATGGAAAGAGCAAACCTGGCACTGATTCTGTttattaagtaaataaataaatactggaaAATGTGTGATAAGAGGACCGCTGCATTAGACTAAAAGTGTTAGACAGGAAATGTTATAGCAGAGATATTTGTCAGTAATGCAGCAGGTAGCTGCCTCCAGCTCCAGTCTCCAGTTCAATTTCTGGTTTCTTCTccatgcctctgtgtgtgtggggggggatgaTGGGGGGGTCCATCTTCCTTAAGTAAGCTCGACTTCAACCCTGACTAGGATAAAGCAATTActgaagatccatccatccattatccgtcaccacttatcctgtgcagggtcgcagtcaagctggagctcccagctgactatgggcgagaggcggggtacaccctgatcatcacagggctgacacatagagacaaacaaccgttcacacctacggtcaatttagagccaccaactggCCTTTGgtctcaaaacagcctcaattcttcactgcatGAATTCCACAAGATGTTAGAAACAATCCTTTGAGATTCTGTTCCATGGTGACATAACGTCatgcaattcctgcagatttttcaggagCGCTTTCATGCTGCGACTCTCCCACAGgattctaccacatcccaaatgtGTTCAGTTGGACTCAGCTCCAGCCtctgaagaacactgaactcatgATCATATTCATGAAACCAGTTAGAGATGACTTTTACTTTGTGACATGATTGATTGGTTttcaggtttttgtttgtttgtttgtttgtttgtttttaaccaaTGCTTAGACAAAATTTCTAAAACTGGCTCATTTTGTAAAAATTTAACACGCAAAACCCAAGGTTTtgcacacacaaaataaaaacaTCACACACTTCTTGAAAAAGCAAACACTTCCTCCAAAACTATTTAAACTCTTTTCAAAATTGTATTTTTGCATCAAAACTCTACACAAatgggggtgttgtggctcaggtggataaggcgccataccataaatccagggacccgtgttcgattccaacccggggtcatttcccgatccctccccgtctctctctcctgctcatttcctgtctctacactgccctatccaataaaggtggaaaaaaaccaaaaataaatcttaaaaaaaaaaaaaactctacacAAATGTCAGTTGAATAGTCCTTTCTACACACcaactacactgtcagaaacaggattccagtaggagtccatttccgtACCCCAAGGCACAATCTACActgatgtaccccctagggctcattattggacttcaaggtactatgtgtacctttttagggtcagaaaggtacatatatgttccccagcagtatataaatggtactgccctggtgacaagccattgtaccccaaaaggtacaataatgtactttgtttactgAGTGTGTACACATGATGTGATAAATGGAAAACACTAGTAAGTTGTGTCTTTTTCACTTTCAGCTTGCAGGGCTCAGCAGACTGTTGTAAAAGTTTATCTTAGTACTCACACCTACATACATTTTAACAAATATATAGGCGATGTATGCAAATtcagtatatacagtaccagtcaaagtgaTGCGTATGATAAGTATACCAGGTCAATAGATTATTTGTGCCACAAATACCAGTTTTTGTGACTTattaattgtcaaaaaaaaaaaactgtaacggGCCCAaattgtgccaagaaaacattccccacaccacctCCGCCAGCCTGGAATATtcacacaaggcaggttgggtccatggatttgTGCTGCTGAtgtcaaattctgaccctaccatctgtgtgctTCAGCAGAAATGAAGATTCATCAGAGCAGGCTacgtttttccagtcttcagctgtccagttttggtgagtctgtgcccactgcagcctcagatttctgttcttgaCTGACAGAAGTGAAACCtgacatggtcttctgctgctacagtgaatccacctcaaggttcgatATGTTGTGCattcggagatgcttttctgctcaccacaattggacAGAGTGGATATATGAGTTACTTTAATGTTTCTGTCAGCTTGAAACAGTCTGGCCGTTCTCCGTTGTCATCTCTCAAACTCGAAACAAGGCATTTCTGTCTACAGATCTGAGCGCTGACTAACACATCAGTACATAATCTCCTACACGTGTTCAGCCTGGTTGAGATCCGGTGATTGTGAAGCATATAATTCACATCCTCATCAAACTATTCAGTCAGCCTTCATGACCTGAGGATGGCAGCCGAGTCATCCTAGAAGAGACCACGCCCATCAGGATCGAAATGTTTAATCTTAGAATAAACATGATCAGTCAGAAGAACTTTGTACTGATGTGCAGTGTCAAACCATGCCAAAACACCAAACACAGCATAACACTgtgactgtccatccatccattatctctagccgctttatcctgttctacagggttgcaggcaagctggagcctatcccagctgactacgggcgaaaggcggggtacaccctggacaagtcgccaggtcatcacaggactgacacatagacacagacaaccattcacactcacattcacacctacggtcaatttagagtcaccagttaacctaacctgcatgtctttggactgtgggggaaaccggagcacccggaggaaacccacgcggacacggggagaacatgcaaactccgcacagaaagggcctcgccagctgctgggctcgaacccagaaccttcttgctgtgaggcaatagtgctagccactacaccattgtgccaccccaGAACTATACATAGTTTACAAATCATATACAGTTGGTAAAAGAAAACACTGACTCCAACACCAAGAATACTCCCCTTAAAATAGAATATAGGTACACATCAAAATATTGCTCACAGTCATGATTAGGAAGTACTGTACATAGCTGTGACagtgcaagaaaaaaaacagcagctaGATACAATTTCCAGAATTGTAATTAACTATTTAGTCGTCTTCTTTCGGTTGTTCCTGTTCAttcagggtcgccacagcggatcttttctgcatatttgattggcataggttttacaccggatacccttcctgacacaaccctccccaatctatccaggcttaggACCAGCCCTAAGTATGCACTGTTttgtacaaacccagtggctgggcattttacctaacctgcatgtctttgggggaaaccagagcacccggaggaaacccagacagaaacggcgagaacatgcaaactccacacagaaaggcccccgtcggtcatgaggtttgaacccagaacctttttggtgtgaggcgacagtgcgaaccactgcaccaccttctAATGCATTATTTAGTAATGTATTGATTTGTTTTACACTTGAAGTGTTTTTGCCAGTGGCATAAATGAATTGAATGAATCAATTAAACGAATGAAATGAAAGATCTTGGATTTAATATTTTCCCTCCTTCCTCTCTGTTTTCTACAACCTTCTTCATTGCTAGTAAAattgtttattattttttctACAACTACAGTGTACTACtactacggtggtgtagtggttagcgctgtcgcctcacaacaagaaggtcctgggttcgagccccgtggccaacgagggcctttctgtgtggagtttgcatgttctgtccgtgtgggtttcctctgggtgctctggtttcccccacagtccaaagactgtgcattttacctaacctgcatgtctttgggggaaaccagagcaccaggaggaaacccagacagacacggtgcaaacatgcaggttaggttaactggcggctctaaattgactgtaggtgtgaatggttgtttgtctctgtgtcagccctgcaataagctggcgacttgtccagggtgtaccctgcctctcacccatagtcagctgggataggcagatgcgcagcttgtgaacgggcaaggcaggcaactgcttggggccccctggcccaggggcccccctgaGAGTCAGGGCCCAAGGgcttgtttattttgttttttattgttctttaccattgtattttcacatttggaatttaaaaaactttggtttcatacatttttcattggtgtcagattatttataacatattggtgatgaacactagtcagaagggccccctggaaatgtttgcttggggccacaacagactctagaatcgcctctggggataggttccagcttgcctgcaaccctgtagaacaggataagcagctacagataatggacgggtgGATATTATTACAGTGCTCATGTTTCAAACCTCTGCTCTCTGGACTCAGTGGTAaacaatttgacaaaacaactttgtggctgggcagcacagtggtgtagtggttagtactgccacttcacagcaagaaggttctgggttcaagcccagtggctgatgggggcctttctgtgtggagtttcctgtgatggcctggtggcttgtccagcgtgtataccccgcctctcacccatagtcagctgggataggctccggctaatggatggatggatattttttatttgatAAAACGTACTAGTCCATAAACAGAGATCCATTATACTTCCTTAAGCACTAATATTTTTTTCTTCATGTAGAAAATACTGTAACCCAAAACAGTGGAGAAACGTTAATTTTCCCCtgaatctttgtgtgtgtgtgtgtgtgtgtgtgtgtaaacgtgGCATCTTTTAAAAATATGGAACTTGatcaggggggcggcacggtggtgtagtggttggcgctgtcgcctcacagcaagaaggtccgggttcgagccctgtggccaacgagggcctttctgtgcggagtttgcatgttctccccgtgtccgcgtgggtttcctctgggtgccccggtttcccccacagtccaaagacatgcaggttaggttaactggtgactctaaattgaccgtaggtgtgaatgtgagtgtgaatggttgtctgtgtctatgtgtcagccctgtgatgacctggcgacttgtccagggtgtaccccgcctttcgcccgtagtcagctgggataggctccagcttgcctgtgaccctgtagaacaggataaagcggctacagataatgagatgagacttgatcAGGATATTCTGCTTCAAGATTTTGAGTCGATTGTGTTTAGTTTTAGGATAAAGGAGGAGTTTGTGTGGATCGGGGAGgggggatgaaaaaaaaaaaagattactacatcagtttttgtgatttGGGGTGAGGGGCAGCAATCTCCTGAGCTCTGTGCATCTGTTTGGTCGAATCTCACCCTGCGCGTAAAACTCGCGCGGTTTCCGGTGCTGATGGACTTGTTTGAAAGACGCAGTGTATTACTCGTTACCGAAATCACTCTAATTGGCTCCGGTCCGAGTGAacgcaggcagacagagagagagagagacagacagacagacagggcgctgGGGAGGGCGGCCACCTGTCAACCCCACACCGCCTTTATAAGCGCGCGCGCAGCCTCCCTCTGCGAATAAAGCGCACGGGTCCGAGAGGGAACAAACCGCGCGCGCCACCGGGTTCTTTCCAAGCGGCTTTTCTTTTTCTGACTCTTCTTTCTGCAGAAATGGACAAACTGCAGCCCGGGAACATCAGCGCGCCTAATGGCACCCTGAACAGACGCGCGTTTCTGGAGAAAGGCGCGTATCAGCACCTGCAGCAGGGCGACCTGAAGGTGCTGGTGCCGGTCGGGTTCGGGGTCATCTCCGTGCTGGGCTTCATTGCAAACGCCACCGCGGTGGGAGTGCTGGTGGGCAACGCGCGCAAAAGCAAGCTGTCCCTGATCAACGCGCTCATCCTCAACCTCCTGATGGCTGACGGGCTGCTGCTGGCTTTCGCCGTCCCGTTTAAAGCCACAGCGTACTCCTCCCGGCAAGGCTGGACTCTGGGTTTAGTCGTGTGCAAAACGTGCGACTGGTTCGTGCATTCGTGCATGGCTGCAAAGAGCCTCACAGTGGCCATCATGGCAAAGGCATGCTACAGGTACGTGTGCAACCCGACCAAGCAAGTCGCGATTCGATTGAAGACCATCATGGTGGTGCTGCTCTTCACATGGCTCTTGGCTTGCATCCTCCCACTGCCCCATTGGCTCTTCATGTCGCTGCAAAAGGAGGACGGAGGAGTTCTGTGCATGCTCGAGGTGCCACCAGAAGCCCGTGACTTCATGTCCTTTTACGTCAAGGCGTACCCTCTGGTGTCCTTTTGCGCACCGCTGAGCTTTGCGCTGCTTTACTTCTGGCGCGCACATGGTCGCTGCCAACGTCGCTGCAGCAAGACACAGAACCTGCGAGCACAGATCCGGTCACGCAAGCTCACCCTGATGCTGTTCGGGCTGACCATGGCCATGGCCACTATGTGGTTGCCGCACTGGGTGGCATGGGTGTGGATGAGGCACGCGGCAGACACTGACGGCCCTGTGCCTCCTGTGCTCTTTGCCGTGGCTGCACAGTTCTTCATGTTCGCCATCTCGCTCGTCAACCCGCTCATAGTGCTCGCGCTGTCCGAGGAGTTCCGCGAGGGCTATAAGGGCCTGTGGCGGCGTCTCACGCTGCGCAAACACGCTCCCAAGCAGCAACCTAAACCCGGGCCGCACATGCCCACTGCACCCAGGTCACCCACCCCGCGACCTGAGGCTTCCGCCCACATTCCCCCAACGAATCCCGATGAATCCCGGCCAgacaagcagcagcagcagctggaAGAAAGTCCCGGTAATACAGATGGCATGGTGCTGCCTGATGTGGAGCAGTTCTGGCACGAGCGCGAAAGTGGCTCCATGTCTCAGGAGAATGACCCCATACCCTGGGAGCATCAGGACCCCAAAGAGGCCAAGCAGTAGCCTTAGACACAaagagaacccccccccccccacacacacacacacacacatctgacatTCGCAACAGGAAGCTCAGCAGTAACCAAGTGACCTCACATGAACTCGACATACAAACCTAATCACAGAATTGGACTTGCAGAGTTCTACACAGGATGTGGTCAAGTCAATACCTCATGCCATATACAGTGCATTTATATACACGCTAAAAGAAGAAGATTCCACCTGCAAAAATTGCGGCTTCATACTGATGAGTTCAAACAACTGAGACAATATGAAGATCCCCCAAGTACATTTTGTGGACTATATTTATCAAACTCGCGTTGTTATTTCtcctaaaataaaaataagaatggTTTGGTTTGTTGGCTAAGCGTTCTCCTGTAGAGAAATGTTTCATGTGTTCTGTTTCGTGATCCAGATAAACACACGTTATGTCGAAAAATTACGCTCTACATTATATACATGTCTTATGTCTTCTTTCCTGATACTGAGCAGCTATAAATGGCACATTTCTGGATTGGAAATTTAATTTAGCAAAATTCCTTGTACAATTCTCCAGTGTGTGAATTTATTTCCACAAATAGGGGTATCACACCTGTAAAATATGAGAAGAAAATGTTTTGTAAATGTATTTgcgcacaaaaataaattatgttCTCACGAAGGCATGGCTTGTATTTTATATCAGTGTCCCATTTTACATTAAGAAAACTAAAGTATACATTGAAATATCATTTTAGCAAGAATAAAGAAATCttattaaaatatgtaaaaaacgTAGGTTGCCTTTATTCCAGTCAACTTGTACAGAAACACTGAGGCTACAAaaaatgatctttttttttttcaaaaacatttGAACAATTAAATTAAACCCCACTAGCAGCAGACTGACATGGTCACTGCTTCACAGACTAACGTTACACATGGTTAATGAAGGaattaattatccatccattatttttttaaaaatatcttaCATTTTACACAAGTTGTCAGTTAAAATGACAGAAGAACCGAGCTGCTTCAGTAGATGAAAGCCACAGTGGATGACTGCAGTTCCAAATATGAGAGACAAACTGTGGATCTTGGTTTTGAGAATCAAACCGTTCGTACGAAAGTCAAAACAATGGGGAGAATGACAGATTTTATGGACCATGATTCAGCCACAGGTTCTGAAACTACGGGGGTACAGGTGGTCTTTGCTGCTCTGCCAATCTTGCTCCTGGGCATCTTCCTtggcacaacacaaacacagctagTCATGCAGAACTGATGCAGATGTCCATTGAACTAGAGGGATCAGGTGGGTTTGGAACAGAAACCCTGATTGCACTGCCAGTCTAACCGTTTCAGACAGATGTTCTCCGCTGTCACTCAGGTCAGAAGTGAATTTTCACAGAATTTCTTCAGCACACCTGGTCATCCAGCCTGAGTTCTTTCTGATGTGCTGAAGAGAagatgtgaaacaaacaataaatGGTACCAAAAACCTGTGTCCTAGAACAGTGGCCTTAAGAATT
The Neoarius graeffei isolate fNeoGra1 chromosome 8, fNeoGra1.pri, whole genome shotgun sequence genome window above contains:
- the gpr151 gene encoding G-protein coupled receptor 151, translated to MDKLQPGNISAPNGTLNRRAFLEKGAYQHLQQGDLKVLVPVGFGVISVLGFIANATAVGVLVGNARKSKLSLINALILNLLMADGLLLAFAVPFKATAYSSRQGWTLGLVVCKTCDWFVHSCMAAKSLTVAIMAKACYRYVCNPTKQVAIRLKTIMVVLLFTWLLACILPLPHWLFMSLQKEDGGVLCMLEVPPEARDFMSFYVKAYPLVSFCAPLSFALLYFWRAHGRCQRRCSKTQNLRAQIRSRKLTLMLFGLTMAMATMWLPHWVAWVWMRHAADTDGPVPPVLFAVAAQFFMFAISLVNPLIVLALSEEFREGYKGLWRRLTLRKHAPKQQPKPGPHMPTAPRSPTPRPEASAHIPPTNPDESRPDKQQQQLEESPGNTDGMVLPDVEQFWHERESGSMSQENDPIPWEHQDPKEAKQ